The Collimonas sp. PA-H2 genome contains a region encoding:
- a CDS encoding OPT family oligopeptide transporter, whose protein sequence is MSDLLSKNGRIADNVSLPELTVRGIILGALITVVFTASNVYLGLKVGLTFSSAIPAAVISMAVLRMFKSANILENNMVQTQASAAGTLSSIIFILPGLVMIGYWQGFPYWQTLAICAAGGMLGVMFTIPLRHAMVVQSDLPYPEGVAAAEILRVGSADVEVDAASGKPGAKAETGIVDIMAGGVVAAVVTLASSGFRILSEGISLWFAAGPAVLRISSGFSLALLGAGYLIGIVAGIAMLIGLLIAWGVAVPVLTSMHTIPDGMTLAKYATGLWSKDVRFIGAGTIGVAAVWTLITLFKPMMEGVKTSFRALSGGNGRINIPRTEQDMSPAWIVGITLVLVAILVATFGSFLSAAPLSSGVMWGLVAYSVLFAVIFGFLIAAACGYMAGLIGSSASPISGVGIVAVVLVSLLILLVGSADGLLATETGNKLGIALAIFTTSAVIAVATISNDNLQDLKTGWLVGATPWRQQVALLIGCVVGAVVIPPVLELLYNAYGFAGAMPRADMDVAHALSAPQATLMTAIATGIFTHQLNWDMILIGLGLGVALVIVDEILRHRGGMARLPVLAVGIGIYLPPTVASTLVLGTLLAWGIERILKKRAQQKGLPYEQYAEPSNRRGVLLASGLIVGESLVGVVLAGIIGFSGTDSPLALVGPAFEGTAQWLGLIVFVAVAWVFARRVLNAKTQ, encoded by the coding sequence ATGTCCGATTTGCTTAGTAAAAATGGGCGCATAGCCGATAATGTTTCGCTGCCGGAATTGACGGTACGCGGCATTATCCTCGGCGCTTTGATAACCGTCGTCTTTACTGCCTCCAATGTCTATCTGGGCCTGAAAGTCGGCCTGACTTTTTCTTCCGCCATTCCCGCCGCCGTGATTTCCATGGCAGTGCTGCGCATGTTCAAGAGCGCCAACATCCTTGAAAACAATATGGTGCAGACCCAGGCTTCGGCCGCCGGCACCTTGTCTTCCATTATTTTCATCCTGCCTGGCCTGGTGATGATCGGCTACTGGCAAGGCTTCCCTTACTGGCAAACGCTGGCGATCTGCGCCGCCGGCGGCATGTTGGGTGTGATGTTTACGATTCCCTTGCGCCATGCGATGGTGGTGCAGAGCGATCTTCCCTATCCGGAAGGCGTGGCGGCAGCGGAAATCCTGCGTGTCGGCAGCGCCGATGTTGAAGTCGATGCGGCCAGCGGTAAGCCTGGCGCGAAAGCCGAAACCGGCATTGTCGACATCATGGCCGGCGGCGTAGTCGCCGCGGTCGTGACCCTGGCTTCATCCGGTTTCCGCATTTTGAGCGAGGGCATCAGCCTGTGGTTTGCCGCCGGCCCTGCGGTGCTGCGGATTTCCAGCGGCTTTTCGCTGGCCCTGCTGGGCGCCGGCTACCTGATCGGCATCGTCGCCGGCATCGCCATGCTGATCGGCCTGCTGATCGCTTGGGGCGTCGCCGTGCCGGTGCTGACTTCGATGCATACCATTCCGGACGGCATGACGCTGGCCAAGTACGCTACCGGCTTGTGGAGCAAGGATGTGCGCTTCATCGGCGCCGGCACCATCGGCGTGGCTGCGGTGTGGACCTTGATTACCTTGTTCAAGCCTATGATGGAAGGCGTCAAGACTTCCTTCCGGGCCTTGAGCGGAGGCAACGGCCGCATCAACATCCCGCGCACTGAACAAGATATGTCGCCGGCCTGGATCGTCGGCATCACGCTGGTGCTGGTGGCGATCCTGGTCGCCACCTTCGGCAGCTTCCTCAGCGCCGCACCGCTCAGCTCGGGCGTGATGTGGGGGCTGGTGGCTTACAGCGTCCTGTTCGCCGTGATTTTCGGTTTCCTGATCGCCGCCGCCTGCGGCTACATGGCCGGTCTGATCGGTTCGTCCGCCAGCCCGATTTCCGGCGTCGGTATCGTCGCCGTGGTGCTGGTCTCCTTGCTGATCCTGCTGGTCGGCAGCGCCGACGGTCTGCTGGCTACCGAAACCGGCAACAAGCTGGGGATTGCCCTGGCGATCTTCACGACTTCCGCAGTGATTGCCGTGGCCACCATTTCCAACGATAACCTGCAGGATCTGAAAACCGGCTGGCTGGTCGGCGCTACCCCTTGGCGCCAGCAGGTGGCCTTGCTGATCGGCTGCGTGGTCGGCGCCGTGGTGATTCCGCCGGTGCTGGAACTGCTGTACAACGCCTATGGCTTCGCCGGCGCCATGCCGCGCGCCGACATGGACGTGGCGCATGCCTTGTCGGCGCCGCAGGCGACCCTGATGACGGCGATCGCCACCGGCATCTTCACCCACCAGTTGAACTGGGACATGATCCTGATCGGCCTCGGTCTAGGCGTGGCGCTGGTGATCGTCGATGAAATCCTGCGCCATCGCGGCGGCATGGCCCGCTTGCCGGTACTGGCAGTCGGCATCGGCATCTACCTGCCGCCGACCGTGGCGTCGACCCTGGTGCTGGGCACCTTGCTGGCCTGGGGCATCGAGCGTATTCTGAAGAAGCGCGCGCAGCAAAAGGGCTTGCCTTACGAGCAGTACGCCGAACCGTCCAACCGCCGCGGCGTGTTGCTGGCGTCCGGCCTGATCGTCGGCGAAAGCCTGGTCGGCGTGGTGCTGGCCGGAATCATCGGTTTCAGCGGCACGGATTCGCCGCTGGCGCTGGTGGGACCTGCGTTCGAGGGTACCGCGCAATGGCTGGGCCTGATCGTGTTTGTGGCGGTGGCCTGGGTCTTCGCGCGGCGGGTGTTGAACGCAAAGACGCAATAA
- a CDS encoding (2Fe-2S)-binding protein, giving the protein MTSLNINGKQHDIDLPEDTPLLWTLRDHVGLTGTKFGCGMALCGACTVHLDGEPIRSCITPISAAAGKKVTTIEAMAEDKVGHAVQEAWIALGVPQCGYCQAGQIMSATALLKTTAKPTDKQIDDAMSGNICRCGTYTRIRAAIKQVADKGAAK; this is encoded by the coding sequence ATGACAAGCCTGAACATCAACGGCAAACAGCACGATATCGATCTGCCCGAAGACACCCCGCTGCTGTGGACCCTGCGCGACCACGTCGGCCTGACCGGCACCAAATTCGGCTGCGGCATGGCCTTGTGCGGCGCGTGCACAGTGCATCTGGACGGCGAGCCGATCCGCTCCTGCATCACGCCGATCAGCGCCGCTGCCGGCAAGAAAGTCACCACCATCGAGGCGATGGCCGAAGACAAGGTGGGCCATGCGGTGCAGGAAGCCTGGATTGCCTTGGGCGTGCCGCAATGCGGCTATTGCCAGGCCGGCCAGATCATGTCCGCCACCGCCTTGCTGAAAACCACCGCCAAGCCGACCGACAAGCAAATCGACGACGCCATGAGCGGCAATATCTGCCGTTGCGGCACCTATACCCGGATTCGCGCGGCCATCAAGCAGGTTGCGGATAAAGGAGCAGCAAAATGA
- the rraA gene encoding ribonuclease E activity regulator RraA encodes MTFATCDLCDANEDKLGSAALAVLPPVFISLGKRQEFCGPARTLKVHEDNVLVRSTLETAGDGQVLVVDGGGSLRCALVGGNLGVLAQKNGWAGIVVYGCVRDSAELNACDIGVRALALHPQRSVRKGVGERDISVSIAGVTIAPGAWIYADADGVLVASQKLD; translated from the coding sequence ATGACTTTCGCCACCTGTGATCTGTGCGACGCCAACGAAGACAAGCTTGGCAGCGCCGCCCTGGCGGTATTGCCGCCGGTGTTTATTTCTCTCGGCAAGCGCCAGGAGTTTTGCGGTCCGGCGCGCACCCTCAAAGTACATGAAGACAATGTGCTGGTGCGCAGCACGCTGGAAACCGCCGGCGACGGCCAGGTGCTGGTGGTCGACGGCGGCGGCAGCCTGCGTTGCGCGCTGGTCGGCGGCAACCTCGGCGTGCTGGCGCAGAAAAACGGCTGGGCCGGCATCGTCGTCTACGGCTGCGTGCGCGATTCGGCGGAACTGAATGCCTGCGATATCGGCGTTCGCGCACTGGCGCTGCACCCGCAACGCAGTGTCCGCAAGGGAGTAGGGGAGCGCGACATCAGCGTCTCGATCGCTGGCGTGACAATCGCGCCCGGCGCCTGGATTTATGCCGATGCTGATGGTGTACTGGTTGCCAGTCAAAAACTTGACTGA
- a CDS encoding sensor domain-containing diguanylate cyclase, with product MKRTSLQRLFILPFAALLLCLAVSVGWLLYQAGQDATDALSQKVLADMMGGINSAINRQLFDAGAALRVVAPDQVADAANKTPTPIPFPANVRRLEERMWIASGLFPAVGGFIGFAGTDGHFVGIRRTAANEFRVRLRGAGDEPSHLYRSRGPAVEMTFLETEEYEPRAQSWYLNAASQKKDAWSPMFVEAASNEPALMLARPVFDASHDLIGVVARELSLKPLREYLQALPMDRNGVAYIAERNGDLVAASNGENVFIPDPGGKDLRVRNGLASIASPFMRQSWQLVQTYLQKHPGVVPITDPVIPLTLNPPKPGKLIVGAFPSASGQIEVAAQLHRDAAGLEWIAVVALPRSDFWGAINSSVYKSLYLGLLVILLALLAGYGILRWALRDIRKLTLAVRSIGSGRPFAKLNIDRKDEIGELAESFQEMERHLRTDRLTSLLNRDSLIAQIEFRRRTDVEPQLFRFAVLFVDLDKFKQVNDHYGHDEGDRVLIEVGLRLQNALRKEDEVARFGGDEFIVYLPGVADEESALAISEKIYAVLNKPILMANGDHCQIGASIGGALYPADGLDLETLLKVADKRMYSVKKFGGLTFSAEPPEEPS from the coding sequence TTGAAGCGAACTTCACTGCAACGCTTATTCATTTTGCCGTTTGCAGCGCTATTGTTATGTCTGGCCGTCTCAGTCGGCTGGCTTCTTTATCAGGCTGGCCAGGATGCTACCGATGCGTTATCGCAAAAGGTCCTGGCAGACATGATGGGAGGCATCAACAGTGCAATCAACAGGCAACTTTTCGACGCCGGCGCGGCGTTGCGGGTAGTCGCGCCTGATCAAGTCGCCGATGCCGCCAACAAGACACCGACGCCGATTCCCTTTCCTGCCAATGTACGTCGGCTGGAAGAGCGCATGTGGATTGCCAGCGGCCTGTTTCCCGCGGTGGGCGGCTTTATCGGTTTTGCCGGCACAGACGGGCATTTCGTCGGCATCCGCCGCACCGCCGCCAATGAATTCCGGGTCCGCCTGAGAGGAGCCGGCGACGAGCCCAGCCATTTATACCGCAGTCGTGGTCCGGCAGTTGAAATGACATTTCTCGAGACGGAGGAATACGAGCCGCGCGCGCAAAGCTGGTACCTGAATGCCGCCAGCCAGAAAAAAGATGCCTGGTCGCCGATGTTTGTCGAGGCCGCCAGCAACGAGCCGGCCCTGATGCTGGCGCGGCCAGTGTTTGACGCCAGCCACGATTTGATCGGCGTGGTCGCCAGGGAACTGTCGCTGAAACCGTTGCGAGAATACCTGCAGGCGCTGCCGATGGACAGGAATGGCGTGGCCTATATTGCCGAACGCAACGGCGACCTGGTTGCTGCGTCGAATGGCGAAAATGTGTTCATCCCTGATCCCGGCGGCAAGGACCTGCGTGTCAGGAACGGGCTCGCCAGCATCGCTTCACCGTTCATGCGTCAAAGCTGGCAACTGGTGCAAACCTATCTGCAGAAGCACCCCGGGGTGGTGCCGATTACCGACCCGGTCATTCCCTTGACGCTCAATCCGCCCAAACCTGGCAAGCTTATCGTCGGCGCCTTTCCCAGCGCCTCCGGGCAGATCGAGGTGGCCGCGCAATTGCATCGCGATGCGGCGGGACTGGAATGGATCGCAGTGGTGGCTTTGCCGCGCTCCGATTTCTGGGGCGCGATCAACTCCAGCGTCTACAAAAGCCTGTATCTCGGCCTGCTGGTGATCCTGCTGGCTTTGCTGGCCGGCTACGGGATCTTGCGCTGGGCCTTGCGCGATATCCGCAAACTGACGCTGGCGGTGCGCAGCATAGGCAGCGGCCGGCCGTTTGCCAAGCTGAATATCGACCGCAAGGACGAGATCGGCGAACTGGCCGAGAGCTTCCAGGAGATGGAGCGCCATCTGCGCACCGACCGCCTGACCAGCCTGCTGAACCGCGATTCGCTGATTGCGCAAATTGAATTTCGCCGGCGCACCGACGTCGAGCCGCAGCTGTTCAGGTTTGCGGTGCTGTTCGTCGACCTGGACAAGTTCAAGCAGGTCAACGATCACTACGGCCACGATGAAGGCGACCGGGTCCTGATCGAAGTAGGCCTGCGCCTGCAGAACGCCTTGCGCAAAGAGGATGAAGTAGCGCGCTTCGGCGGCGATGAGTTCATCGTTTACCTGCCGGGCGTCGCCGATGAGGAATCGGCGCTGGCGATTTCGGAAAAAATCTATGCGGTGCTGAACAAGCCGATCCTGATGGCCAATGGCGACCACTGCCAGATCGGCGCATCCATCGGCGGCGCGCTGTATCCTGCCGACGGCCTCGATCTGGAAACCTTGTTGAAAGTAGCCGACAAGCGGATGTATAGTGTCAAGAAATTCGGTGGCTTGACATTTTCGGCTGAGCCGCCCGAAGAACCAAGCTGA
- a CDS encoding xanthine dehydrogenase family protein molybdopterin-binding subunit codes for MSAAFDFDKDSANTNSDDDKTPAIASISRRTWLKGVGAFAGLALTVGVNGLVSAADAAAPVKKYGGAGMPGGTVNDPLIFVTIGADGIVSIIAHRSEMGQGIRTSLPLVVADELDADWGRVRVVQANADESRYGNQNTDGSRSMRHFFTPMRQVGATARAMLVSAAAARWSVPEAELTTKNHEVLHVKSGRKLGYGELAVDAAKLKVPSATQVQLKDPAQFRYIGKDVFNSVDFHDIVTGNTHYGIDTRLDGMLYAVIARPPVYGGKVASFDSAEALKIPGVVRVIELKGSPPPAKFNPLGGIAVIARNTWAAIKGREALKVTWDNGPHAGYDSSAFKTTLQEAARKPAKVVRNNGDAMAALAQAGKRIEAEYYIPHLAHATMEPPAATARTANGKCEVWACVQDPQATRDTVADRLGWKTDAVKVNVTLLGGGFGRKSKPDFAAEAALLSRAMDGAPVKVTWTREDDLRHDYFHTVSLEHLESTLDAKGKPLAWLHRTAAPTIASTFVAGAKGEQPGELGMGAINIPFVIPNIRIEAPEVEAHTRIGWFRSVYNIPHAFAVQSFVAELAAAAKRDHREFLLELIGPARQVNPQEMSDSTNYGESPTLYPLDTGRMRQVVELATKEAGWGRKLPKGHGLGLAVAYSFMSYVAAVIEVVVGADGEISIPRVDMAIDCGPQITPDRIRSQVEGACIMGLSLALTGEITFKNGSAEQGNFHEYEVLRAFSAPRDLRVHMVPPKSNMYDTPLGGVGEPGTPPIAPALCNAIFAATGKRIRNLPIRDQLKKS; via the coding sequence ATGAGCGCCGCTTTCGATTTCGATAAAGATAGCGCTAACACCAATAGCGATGACGACAAAACCCCGGCCATCGCCTCCATCAGTCGCCGCACCTGGCTCAAAGGAGTCGGCGCATTTGCCGGACTGGCGCTGACGGTCGGCGTCAACGGCCTGGTCAGTGCGGCCGACGCCGCCGCTCCAGTCAAAAAATACGGCGGCGCCGGCATGCCAGGAGGCACCGTCAACGATCCGCTGATTTTCGTCACCATCGGCGCCGACGGCATCGTCAGCATCATTGCCCACCGCTCTGAAATGGGGCAAGGCATCCGCACCAGCCTGCCGCTGGTGGTGGCCGATGAACTCGACGCCGACTGGGGCCGGGTGCGCGTGGTGCAAGCCAACGCCGACGAAAGCCGTTACGGCAACCAGAATACCGACGGCTCGCGCAGCATGCGCCACTTCTTTACGCCGATGCGCCAGGTCGGCGCCACCGCGCGCGCGATGCTGGTATCGGCAGCGGCGGCGCGCTGGAGCGTGCCGGAAGCGGAGCTCACCACCAAGAATCATGAAGTGCTGCACGTCAAGAGCGGCCGCAAGCTCGGTTACGGAGAGCTGGCGGTCGACGCCGCCAAGCTGAAAGTGCCGTCGGCAACCCAGGTGCAGCTCAAGGATCCGGCGCAATTCCGCTATATCGGTAAAGACGTCTTCAACAGCGTCGATTTCCATGACATCGTCACCGGCAATACCCACTACGGCATCGATACCCGTCTGGACGGCATGCTGTACGCGGTGATTGCGCGGCCGCCGGTATACGGCGGCAAGGTAGCGAGTTTCGATAGCGCCGAAGCGTTGAAAATCCCGGGCGTGGTGCGGGTGATCGAGCTGAAAGGCAGCCCGCCGCCAGCCAAGTTCAATCCGCTCGGCGGCATCGCTGTCATCGCCCGTAATACCTGGGCCGCCATCAAGGGCCGCGAAGCCTTGAAGGTCACCTGGGACAACGGCCCGCACGCCGGCTACGATTCCAGCGCCTTCAAGACCACCTTGCAGGAAGCCGCGCGCAAGCCGGCCAAGGTGGTGCGCAACAACGGCGACGCCATGGCCGCTCTGGCGCAGGCCGGCAAGCGCATCGAAGCCGAGTACTACATCCCGCACCTGGCGCACGCTACCATGGAACCGCCGGCAGCCACCGCCCGCACCGCCAACGGCAAGTGTGAAGTCTGGGCCTGCGTGCAAGATCCGCAAGCCACGCGCGACACGGTGGCGGACCGCCTGGGCTGGAAGACCGACGCCGTTAAAGTCAATGTGACCTTGCTGGGCGGCGGTTTCGGCCGCAAATCCAAGCCTGACTTCGCGGCCGAAGCGGCGCTGCTGTCGCGAGCCATGGACGGCGCGCCGGTGAAAGTGACCTGGACGCGCGAAGACGACTTGCGCCATGACTACTTCCATACCGTCTCGCTGGAGCACCTGGAAAGCACGCTGGACGCCAAAGGCAAGCCGCTGGCGTGGCTGCACCGCACGGCGGCGCCGACCATCGCCTCCACCTTCGTCGCCGGCGCCAAGGGCGAACAGCCAGGCGAACTGGGCATGGGCGCAATCAATATCCCGTTCGTGATTCCGAATATCCGCATCGAAGCGCCGGAAGTCGAGGCCCACACGCGCATCGGCTGGTTCCGTTCGGTCTACAACATCCCGCACGCGTTCGCGGTGCAGTCGTTTGTCGCTGAACTTGCGGCAGCAGCCAAGCGCGACCACCGCGAATTCCTGCTGGAACTGATCGGCCCGGCGCGCCAGGTCAATCCGCAGGAGATGTCGGACAGCACCAACTATGGCGAATCGCCGACCTTGTATCCGCTCGATACCGGCCGCATGCGGCAAGTGGTCGAACTGGCCACCAAGGAAGCCGGCTGGGGCCGCAAACTGCCCAAGGGGCATGGATTGGGGCTGGCGGTGGCCTACAGTTTCATGTCGTATGTCGCCGCGGTAATCGAAGTGGTGGTTGGCGCCGATGGCGAAATCAGCATTCCGCGGGTCGACATGGCGATCGATTGCGGCCCGCAGATCACGCCGGACCGCATCCGTTCGCAAGTCGAGGGCGCCTGCATCATGGGCCTGAGCCTGGCGCTGACGGGAGAAATCACCTTCAAGAACGGCAGCGCCGAGCAAGGCAATTTCCATGAGTACGAAGTGCTGCGCGCCTTCAGCGCCCCGCGCGATCTGCGGGTGCACATGGTGCCGCCCAAGTCCAATATGTACGATACGCCGCTCGGCGGCGTCGGCGAACCGGGCACGCCGCCCATCGCGCCGGCCCTGTGCAACGCCATTTTTGCGGCGACCGGCAAGCGCATCCGCAATCTGCCGATCCGGGACCAGCTGAAAAAGAGCTGA